From the genome of Marinitoga hydrogenitolerans DSM 16785, one region includes:
- the flgK gene encoding flagellar hook-associated protein FlgK translates to MSLFNTLNTGISGIFSNKVAMNAVSQNIANVNNSNYSRRQVNISTNATINYGGFELGTGSKIESIERVRDQFLDVQYRKYNSDYGYWKTMNSNLNYIQSLYGEPSEDGFRRAFDEFWGSVHKILSEPTVPENKRELIYKAQELSNKMSSLFSDIESVKNNLNNDVENILKDINSKLSELSNLNRQIKELKTQNIEANDLLDKRDAILDELSEKLNFTVKEKKDGQISIILKNHEILNGEIYKKLSIKEVNGKNYVFVDNGIMNIKNGSLGATIELRDKVINEQLNRLNELAATFYDTLNLIHEEGYDLTGTIRGMNFFNELQSGNLETDKLRRIAGNILLSGEPKNYVDSYIKFNQNTINDIKVNFDIGSGELINIENGFEDNSDYVATINSGETLDNLSVGSKFRGDFNYKYSVQNGGLLTFANKGGSSLDNRLIIDFNRNIFKQMGIPTKDIEALKWTDIPSTSMQGIMTFKGPGNYTETLNLQGVTTLNEIAQRINVDADGDGNNDGGLKLVRAFVRNNELYIVPTDKAYGDMKNIIIDDPNGMLHEMNSNSVDLSVLDTSQNSLKNSFGLYAYKTKMFDLSGYLPTDNVAIKINYKDSTPQYTSTIQKSSLNGVTIGSNSEFQIVQNGEEFEILPGADGNTFSWENIDSIEINVGSSSIKIENFYYDEDSAANKLVNQGWATNTQSAKLTLKSDEDLKWRMNFLDFGSFISIQGKKINIDFHRDTLESLTKKINETNTGVLAFYTPGGRFVLKADKTINYDLKNAEIKGSEKLFELLGLWKHEDSTQPYSENFTLLNPDYDSNTLENKLKYASKFILSDTIDVAKNLKVKDYLLNNPDMLAMDLGKRIDSDNDGDIDTIIPSGEYSSTLWEEGYLLKSTKLFSDGKHDFEDYISDMITEVGLSGEKAKRMEINSDSLRTEYLNQRESVKGVSLDEEMANMIKYQQAFNAAAKVINVVDSMLDRIINGLMR, encoded by the coding sequence ATGTCATTATTTAATACACTGAATACGGGAATTTCTGGAATATTTTCAAACAAAGTGGCAATGAATGCAGTATCTCAAAATATTGCCAATGTTAATAATTCCAACTATTCAAGAAGACAAGTGAATATCTCAACAAATGCCACTATTAATTATGGTGGGTTTGAATTAGGGACAGGTTCAAAAATTGAATCTATAGAAAGGGTTAGAGATCAATTTTTAGATGTTCAATATAGAAAATATAATAGTGATTATGGATATTGGAAAACAATGAATTCAAACCTTAATTATATACAATCGCTTTATGGTGAGCCATCAGAAGATGGTTTTAGAAGAGCATTTGATGAATTTTGGGGATCTGTTCATAAAATATTATCAGAACCAACTGTTCCGGAAAACAAAAGAGAATTAATATATAAAGCACAAGAACTTTCAAATAAAATGAGTAGTTTATTTTCAGATATAGAAAGTGTTAAAAACAATTTAAATAATGATGTTGAAAATATACTAAAAGATATAAATTCAAAGTTAAGTGAATTATCAAATCTAAATAGACAAATAAAAGAATTGAAAACTCAAAATATAGAAGCTAATGATTTACTGGATAAAAGAGATGCGATATTAGATGAGTTATCAGAGAAGTTAAATTTTACTGTGAAAGAAAAAAAAGATGGTCAAATAAGTATTATTTTAAAAAATCATGAAATATTAAATGGGGAAATATATAAAAAATTAAGCATTAAAGAGGTTAATGGGAAAAACTATGTTTTTGTAGATAATGGAATCATGAATATAAAAAACGGAAGTTTAGGTGCTACAATTGAATTAAGAGATAAGGTTATAAATGAGCAGTTAAATAGATTAAATGAATTAGCAGCCACATTTTATGATACATTAAATCTTATTCATGAAGAAGGTTATGATTTAACAGGTACAATAAGAGGAATGAACTTTTTTAATGAATTACAATCTGGAAACTTAGAAACAGATAAATTAAGAAGGATAGCAGGAAATATATTATTAAGTGGAGAACCTAAAAATTATGTTGATAGTTATATTAAGTTCAACCAAAATACAATAAATGATATAAAAGTTAATTTTGATATAGGCAGTGGAGAATTAATTAATATCGAAAATGGTTTTGAAGATAATAGTGATTATGTAGCAACGATAAATTCTGGAGAAACTCTAGATAATTTAAGTGTAGGCAGTAAATTTAGAGGAGATTTTAATTATAAATACAGTGTGCAAAATGGTGGATTATTAACCTTTGCAAACAAAGGTGGTTCCTCTTTAGATAATCGTTTAATAATAGATTTTAATAGAAATATATTTAAACAAATGGGAATACCTACAAAAGATATCGAAGCCTTAAAATGGACAGATATTCCATCAACATCAATGCAAGGAATAATGACTTTTAAAGGACCGGGTAATTATACAGAAACACTTAATTTGCAGGGGGTCACAACATTAAATGAAATAGCTCAGAGAATAAATGTTGATGCAGATGGCGATGGAAATAATGATGGTGGATTAAAGCTTGTTAGAGCCTTTGTCAGGAATAATGAATTATATATAGTACCAACAGATAAGGCTTATGGCGATATGAAAAATATAATTATTGATGATCCTAATGGGATGTTACACGAAATGAATTCTAACTCTGTAGATTTATCAGTTCTTGATACATCTCAAAATTCTTTAAAAAATTCTTTTGGATTATATGCATATAAAACAAAAATGTTTGATTTATCAGGATATTTACCCACTGACAATGTAGCTATAAAAATAAATTATAAAGATTCAACACCACAATATACAAGTACTATTCAAAAATCTTCCTTAAACGGTGTCACGATAGGATCCAATAGCGAATTTCAAATAGTGCAAAATGGTGAGGAATTTGAAATATTACCAGGTGCAGATGGAAATACATTTAGCTGGGAAAATATTGATAGTATTGAGATAAACGTAGGAAGTAGTAGTATAAAAATAGAAAACTTTTATTATGATGAAGATTCTGCAGCAAATAAATTGGTGAATCAAGGATGGGCAACAAATACACAAAGTGCGAAATTAACGCTAAAATCAGATGAGGATTTAAAATGGAGAATGAATTTTCTTGATTTTGGATCATTTATTTCAATACAGGGAAAAAAGATAAATATAGATTTTCATAGAGATACACTTGAGAGTTTAACAAAAAAAATAAATGAAACAAACACAGGAGTATTAGCATTTTATACGCCAGGTGGAAGGTTTGTTCTGAAAGCTGATAAAACAATAAACTATGACTTAAAAAATGCAGAAATCAAAGGTTCTGAAAAATTATTTGAATTGTTAGGGTTATGGAAGCATGAAGATAGTACGCAACCATACTCTGAAAATTTTACGTTATTAAATCCAGATTATGATTCGAATACACTAGAAAATAAATTAAAGTATGCGTCTAAATTTATTTTGTCTGATACAATAGACGTAGCTAAAAATTTAAAGGTTAAAGATTATTTGTTAAATAATCCTGATATGTTAGCCATGGATTTAGGCAAACGAATAGATTCTGACAATGATGGTGATATTGATACTATAATTCCTTCGGGTGAATATTCTTCAACTCTTTGGGAAGAAGGATATTTACTAAAAAGTACGAAATTATTTTCTGATGGGAAGCACGATTTTGAAGATTATATTTCCGATATGATTACAGAAGTTGGATTATCTGGTGAAAAAGCAAAAAGAATGGAGATAAATAGTGATAGCTTAAGAACAGAATATCTCAACCAAAGAGAAAGTGTAAAAGGAGTTTCATTAGATGAAGAAATGGCCAATATGATTAAATATCAACAAGCATTTAATGCTGCAGCAAAGGTAATTAATGTTGTTGATAGCATGCTCGATAGGATAATTAATGGATTGATGAGGTGA
- the flgN gene encoding flagellar export chaperone FlgN, producing the protein MSDIDIKKIVHEELNILVDLFYYMEKLKNGILNNDEIKSLNFVVSKISENALNLSKIEKQRIEIFNNFASQMALKNTLKDFIKYFDKKDKEIAKILKEISEKLMDISSLNSTLKELLKARIEYNDILIKLFMGSENTVPVYNKNGIYNKTIDQSKANWQG; encoded by the coding sequence ATGTCAGATATTGATATAAAAAAAATAGTCCACGAGGAGTTAAATATCCTCGTGGATCTTTTTTATTATATGGAAAAATTAAAAAATGGTATTTTGAATAATGATGAAATAAAATCATTAAATTTTGTTGTATCAAAAATTAGTGAAAATGCTTTGAATTTGTCAAAAATTGAAAAACAGAGAATTGAAATCTTTAATAATTTTGCTTCACAAATGGCTTTAAAAAATACATTAAAGGATTTTATAAAATATTTTGATAAAAAAGATAAAGAGATAGCAAAAATACTTAAGGAAATATCAGAAAAGCTTATGGATATTTCTTCATTAAATAGCACTTTAAAAGAGTTATTAAAGGCGCGAATTGAATACAACGATATATTAATAAAGCTATTTATGGGTTCTGAGAACACTGTGCCAGTTTACAATAAAAATGGAATATACAACAAGACAATTGACCAAAGTAAAGCAAACTGGCAGGGTTGA
- the flgM gene encoding flagellar biosynthesis anti-sigma factor FlgM encodes MDINKLNRVYQQYIKNETLKKENKIGKTSNEERIIKQDISPVKVSVDGSSKKYIEMARNEIPEVRENLVEELRQAIEQGLYKIDADKIAEKMLGGL; translated from the coding sequence ATGGATATAAATAAATTGAATAGGGTATATCAGCAGTATATAAAAAATGAAACGTTAAAGAAAGAAAATAAAATAGGGAAAACCTCCAATGAAGAGAGAATAATAAAACAGGATATCTCTCCTGTAAAAGTTTCAGTTGATGGTTCATCAAAAAAATACATAGAAATGGCCAGGAATGAAATCCCTGAAGTCAGGGAAAACCTCGTGGAAGAGTTACGCCAGGCCATTGAACAGGGGTTATATAAAATAGATGCGGACAAAATAGCGGAGAAAATGCTTGGAGGTCTCTAA
- the pheT gene encoding phenylalanine--tRNA ligase subunit beta yields MNISRNWLSEYIDLKVSTEELVDKIKLHSTNVEGVKNLGENIKGVIVGKIIEINEHPNAEKIVICKVDVGDKVLQILTADKSVRENDLVPVAIDGAVLAGNFKIKSRKMRGIMSEGMMCSLEELGLEEKSEFVYKIPEEIKLGTDFVEYLKLKDDIIDIEIFPNRPDLLSYFGVAKEFIAIDVAKNFEYPEILNIEKGEGFPVYIEYEGCKRYAALVMENVEIKSSPSWLVKKLATAGIRSINNVVDITNYVLLETGHPVHAFDMDLIGNKIVVRKAMKGEKVKLLDEKEYELNGTETLITDGEKILALGGIMGGQDSGINENTKKVLLEVAYFDPVNIRKSARYHKISSDSSYRFERGVDPNDVELVMSRLAYLIHKLANGKVASVMTDVYPEYIKPKKVYIRNKYLNERLGVSIKTDDVEKILNRLDFENKKLEEKFEVTIPTSRPDITDEIDLVEEIGRIYGYHNIPSVLPFNNMIGGISDYIKFREKVSEVMRLNGYNEAFTFAFMDNSRMWLKKGEIFLENPISSELATMRPLLVYGVLESASYNFRNQSRNIKLFEIGKSFLKDDTSETGVKEIEKLAFVGIGEENPYDYTDKRNVNFYTFKGALDNLFDYFGITAEYKRYNAKGMSHSQSAMIIVNNEEIGFIGKIDKDIAKDIYDINQPVYIAEINIEKMYEAKKERKKNVSSFEFPSMRRDYSMLINDKITFFDIKNIIQKVGKKLVEEIKIFDVYKGKNIEEGKTSITITVTYRAKDRTLTDDEINRIAEKTIKRLKEELGIQVRV; encoded by the coding sequence GTGAATATATCAAGAAATTGGCTTTCTGAATATATAGATTTAAAAGTTTCAACAGAAGAATTAGTTGATAAAATTAAATTGCATTCAACAAATGTTGAAGGGGTTAAAAACCTTGGAGAAAATATTAAAGGTGTTATAGTAGGGAAAATTATAGAAATTAACGAACATCCAAATGCAGAAAAAATAGTTATATGTAAGGTGGATGTAGGAGATAAAGTATTGCAAATATTAACTGCAGATAAATCAGTAAGAGAGAATGATCTGGTACCAGTCGCTATAGATGGGGCTGTTTTGGCTGGTAATTTTAAAATAAAATCAAGAAAAATGAGAGGCATAATGTCTGAAGGTATGATGTGTTCATTAGAAGAGCTGGGATTGGAAGAAAAATCAGAATTTGTGTATAAAATTCCAGAAGAAATAAAATTAGGAACAGATTTCGTAGAATATTTAAAATTAAAAGATGATATTATAGATATAGAAATATTCCCTAATAGACCTGATTTGCTTTCTTATTTTGGTGTAGCAAAAGAGTTTATAGCTATAGACGTTGCAAAAAATTTTGAATATCCTGAGATATTAAATATAGAAAAAGGTGAAGGATTCCCGGTTTATATTGAATATGAAGGATGTAAAAGATATGCTGCTTTAGTAATGGAAAATGTTGAAATAAAATCATCACCTTCATGGTTAGTAAAAAAATTAGCTACTGCTGGTATTAGAAGTATAAATAATGTTGTAGACATAACAAATTATGTGCTATTAGAAACAGGACATCCTGTCCATGCTTTTGATATGGATTTAATAGGAAATAAGATTGTTGTTAGAAAGGCAATGAAGGGTGAAAAAGTAAAATTATTAGATGAAAAAGAATATGAGTTAAATGGGACAGAAACATTAATAACAGATGGAGAAAAGATATTAGCTCTCGGTGGAATAATGGGAGGACAGGATTCTGGGATTAATGAAAATACAAAAAAGGTGTTATTAGAAGTGGCGTATTTTGATCCTGTTAATATAAGGAAAAGTGCTCGATATCATAAAATATCTTCAGATTCTTCATATAGATTTGAAAGAGGGGTAGATCCAAACGATGTAGAATTAGTAATGTCGAGATTGGCCTATTTAATTCACAAATTAGCAAATGGAAAAGTTGCGTCTGTTATGACAGATGTATATCCTGAATATATAAAACCTAAAAAAGTATATATAAGAAATAAATACTTAAATGAAAGATTGGGAGTTTCTATTAAAACAGATGATGTAGAAAAAATATTAAATAGATTAGATTTTGAAAATAAAAAATTGGAAGAAAAGTTTGAGGTAACAATACCAACATCAAGACCAGATATAACAGATGAAATTGATTTGGTTGAAGAAATTGGAAGAATATATGGATATCATAACATACCATCAGTTTTACCTTTTAATAATATGATAGGAGGTATTTCTGATTATATAAAATTCAGAGAAAAAGTATCTGAAGTAATGAGATTAAATGGGTATAATGAAGCATTCACATTTGCTTTTATGGATAATTCAAGAATGTGGTTGAAAAAGGGTGAAATATTCTTAGAAAATCCAATATCTTCGGAACTTGCGACAATGAGACCACTTCTTGTATATGGAGTTTTGGAATCGGCCTCATATAATTTCAGAAATCAGAGCAGAAATATTAAATTATTTGAAATAGGAAAAAGTTTCTTGAAAGATGATACTTCAGAAACAGGTGTGAAAGAAATAGAAAAATTAGCTTTTGTTGGTATTGGTGAAGAAAATCCATATGATTATACAGATAAAAGAAATGTTAATTTTTATACATTTAAAGGAGCTTTAGATAATTTATTTGATTATTTTGGAATAACTGCAGAATATAAAAGATACAATGCAAAAGGTATGTCGCATTCGCAAAGTGCGATGATTATTGTAAATAACGAAGAAATAGGCTTTATAGGTAAAATAGATAAAGATATAGCAAAAGATATTTATGATATCAATCAACCAGTTTATATAGCTGAGATAAATATAGAAAAAATGTATGAAGCGAAAAAAGAAAGAAAGAAAAATGTGTCGTCATTTGAATTTCCTTCTATGAGAAGAGATTATTCAATGCTAATTAATGATAAAATAACGTTCTTTGATATAAAAAACATTATACAAAAAGTGGGTAAGAAATTAGTGGAAGAAATAAAAATATTTGATGTTTATAAAGGTAAAAATATCGAAGAAGGTAAAACAAGTATTACCATAACTGTAACATATAGAGCTAAAGATAGAACATTAACAGACGATGAAATAAATAGAATAGCAGAAAAAACAATTAAAAGATTGAAAGAAGAATTGGGAATACAGGTTAGAGTATAA
- the pheS gene encoding phenylalanine--tRNA ligase subunit alpha, with the protein MNEIREKILNELKEKVNEVKNIQEFQVLKSKFLGKKGEISNLMKQISKVEKEKRKEFGAFVNNIKKEAEELLNEAFENLKSKIKEEEEKKNWVDITLPGARRKIGYEHILKQTIREVYEIFSNIGYKIVEGPEIETTWHNFDALNTPEWHPARDMQDTFYIKDNIILRTHTSPVQVRTMLTHEPPLAIISPGRVYRKDEPDATHSPAFNQIEGLYIDKNVTVGHLKATLEKFLTMYFGGSRKVLLRPSYFPFVEPGYEVDVDCMFCGGKGCNVCKGTGWIEILGAGLVHPNVLKNVGYDPEIWQGFAFGTGVERIAMLKHGIADMREFYRNDMRFLGL; encoded by the coding sequence TTGAACGAAATAAGAGAAAAAATTTTAAATGAATTAAAAGAAAAGGTTAATGAAGTAAAAAATATTCAAGAATTTCAGGTATTAAAGTCAAAATTTCTTGGTAAAAAAGGTGAAATTTCAAACTTAATGAAGCAAATTTCAAAAGTAGAGAAAGAGAAAAGAAAAGAATTTGGTGCTTTTGTGAATAATATAAAAAAAGAAGCTGAAGAGCTTTTAAATGAAGCTTTTGAAAATTTAAAATCAAAAATAAAAGAAGAAGAGGAAAAAAAGAATTGGGTAGATATAACATTGCCAGGAGCAAGAAGGAAAATAGGATATGAACATATATTAAAACAAACAATAAGAGAGGTTTATGAGATTTTTTCAAATATAGGTTATAAAATTGTGGAAGGTCCAGAAATAGAAACAACATGGCACAACTTTGATGCTTTAAACACTCCAGAATGGCATCCTGCAAGGGATATGCAAGACACTTTCTATATAAAGGATAATATCATATTAAGAACACATACATCCCCTGTTCAAGTAAGAACAATGTTAACTCATGAACCACCATTAGCAATAATTTCACCGGGAAGGGTTTATAGAAAAGATGAGCCAGATGCAACACATTCACCAGCATTTAATCAAATAGAAGGTTTATATATAGATAAAAATGTTACGGTTGGACATTTGAAAGCAACACTTGAAAAGTTTTTAACTATGTATTTTGGTGGTTCAAGAAAAGTATTATTAAGGCCAAGTTATTTTCCATTTGTTGAACCTGGTTATGAGGTAGATGTGGATTGTATGTTCTGTGGTGGAAAAGGTTGTAATGTATGTAAAGGTACAGGGTGGATAGAAATATTAGGTGCAGGATTAGTTCATCCTAATGTATTGAAAAACGTAGGTTATGATCCAGAAATATGGCAAGGGTTTGCCTTTGGTACAGGTGTTGAAAGAATAGCTATGTTAAAGCATGGAATTGCTGATATGAGAGAATTTTATAGAAATGATATGAGATTTTTAGGTTTATAA
- a CDS encoding methyltransferase domain-containing protein, translating to MLKKYLTEIIKRKIDNLNEKIIKAFEKVPRENFVLSGISIDSIYSDQAIPTFYGKTFLSTSSQPSLMALFFKESGLNEGYKVLDLGTGTGYNAAIMAEIVGEKGLVITTEPEKDVYNIAKENLKNYKNIVILNSDGYYGFEEEKFDVILSTVAVDGIPRIWIEQLKDNGKVIVPIVLGDSLTDYTFIIEKKDKEIFAKFLIHTSFLRALGKLSFKSKIKITDYDFNIEKKLNINPKLFEFCITYFNPINNNISVNSEYGIYKGGILKFKGEKLLNVIENLKDVDLYNSHFKAIEIYDYLNFIPS from the coding sequence ATGTTGAAAAAATATCTTACAGAGATTATAAAAAGAAAAATCGATAATTTAAATGAAAAAATAATAAAAGCATTTGAAAAGGTTCCACGAGAAAATTTTGTTTTGAGTGGAATTTCTATTGATTCTATATATTCTGATCAAGCAATACCAACGTTTTACGGAAAAACCTTTCTTTCTACTTCAAGTCAACCATCATTAATGGCTTTGTTTTTTAAGGAATCTGGTTTAAATGAAGGATATAAAGTTTTAGATTTGGGAACTGGTACAGGGTATAATGCAGCGATTATGGCAGAAATAGTAGGAGAGAAAGGTCTTGTGATAACTACTGAACCAGAAAAAGATGTTTATAATATTGCGAAAGAAAATCTAAAAAACTATAAAAACATAGTTATATTGAATAGTGATGGATACTATGGTTTTGAAGAAGAGAAATTTGATGTAATACTTTCAACAGTAGCTGTTGATGGAATTCCCAGAATTTGGATTGAACAGTTAAAAGATAACGGTAAAGTCATAGTGCCTATAGTATTAGGAGATAGTTTAACAGATTATACGTTTATAATAGAAAAAAAAGATAAGGAGATTTTTGCAAAGTTTTTAATCCACACATCTTTTTTAAGAGCTTTAGGAAAATTATCATTCAAAAGTAAAATTAAAATAACAGATTATGATTTTAATATTGAAAAAAAATTAAATATTAATCCTAAATTATTTGAATTTTGTATTACTTATTTTAATCCCATTAATAATAATATTAGTGTGAATTCTGAATATGGCATTTATAAAGGTGGAATATTAAAATTTAAAGGAGAAAAATTATTAAATGTTATTGAAAATTTGAAGGATGTGGATTTATATAATTCACATTTTAAAGCGATTGAAATATATGATTATTTAAACTTTATACCTTCTTAA
- the fsa gene encoding fructose-6-phosphate aldolase, producing the protein MKIFLDTANLEEIKIAKNWGIIDGVTTNPTLVSKEGDIDFETRVKEICDVVKGPVSAEVVSMDYDNMVKEARHLATLSEYVVVKIPMTQDGIKAVKTLSSEGIKTNVTLVFSPLQALLAAKAGATYVSPFIGRIDDIGNQGLELINEILQIYYNYDFDTQIIAASVRHPYHVVEVAKLGCDVATIPFGVLEKLFFHPLTDKGIKRFNEDWKKYLELKKK; encoded by the coding sequence ATGAAGATATTTTTGGATACTGCAAATTTAGAAGAAATAAAAATTGCAAAGAATTGGGGAATTATAGATGGTGTAACAACAAACCCAACATTAGTTTCAAAAGAAGGAGATATAGATTTTGAAACAAGGGTAAAAGAGATCTGTGATGTGGTAAAGGGTCCAGTTAGTGCAGAAGTGGTTTCAATGGACTATGATAATATGGTAAAAGAAGCAAGACATTTAGCAACTTTGAGTGAATATGTTGTTGTGAAAATTCCAATGACTCAAGATGGAATTAAGGCTGTTAAAACACTATCTTCAGAAGGTATAAAAACAAATGTAACACTTGTTTTTAGCCCGTTACAGGCTTTGTTGGCAGCAAAAGCTGGAGCTACATATGTAAGTCCATTTATTGGAAGGATCGATGACATTGGAAATCAAGGATTAGAATTAATAAATGAAATTTTGCAAATTTATTATAATTATGACTTTGATACACAAATTATTGCAGCAAGTGTAAGACATCCGTATCATGTGGTAGAAGTAGCAAAATTAGGATGTGATGTAGCAACAATTCCTTTTGGTGTTTTAGAAAAATTATTTTTCCATCCTTTAACTGATAAAGGTATAAAAAGATTTAATGAAGATTGGAAAAAATATTTAGAATTAAAGAAAAAGTAA
- a CDS encoding Rne/Rng family ribonuclease has translation MKKSIVFSKHSEEIRVALLEDNKLMEIFFEDLEIGKLSGKIFLGRIENVVPALESFFVNIGTKKNGFLRFKDTTVDPNSLRRGSFIIVQVKKDGNTRKGPQLTMRIDIPGRYIVYMPYGENSIGISKKIFSSNEKDRLREIGEILIETEEEGLIFRTNSENVEFETIKNEFYNLKNIWNTILKKSKTYNKPILLFEDENFVQYILREKLDNNTTEIITDDIDLFKEFSTLKEQYPTLKIRKVDIDAFSWANIYQQLDDIFSRKVELPNGGVITIDKTEALTVFDVDSASNVLEKDVESTSFMTNLEAAKEIARQLRLRNIAGIILIDFIDMKDNYHKEEIINIFREESLKDKAKIYISGFTKLGLLELSRKRTTPSIDALLFTQCPICQGTGKIASPRIVFRRAIKELEESLEDLKKKHNIKEVYASVYHNLSGYFTKEKKNEIEKNFDVKLYIDFNWPDPNSYNIRYRK, from the coding sequence GTGAAAAAATCCATAGTTTTCAGTAAACATTCTGAAGAAATACGAGTTGCCTTGCTTGAAGATAATAAATTAATGGAAATATTTTTTGAAGATTTAGAAATCGGAAAACTGTCAGGAAAAATTTTTTTGGGTAGGATTGAAAATGTTGTTCCTGCTTTAGAATCATTTTTTGTTAATATTGGCACTAAAAAAAATGGTTTTTTGAGATTTAAAGATACTACTGTGGATCCAAATTCTTTGCGTAGAGGTTCTTTTATTATTGTTCAGGTAAAAAAAGACGGAAATACCAGAAAAGGTCCTCAATTAACAATGAGAATTGACATTCCTGGAAGATATATTGTTTATATGCCTTACGGTGAAAATAGCATTGGCATATCTAAAAAAATCTTTTCATCTAATGAAAAGGACCGATTAAGAGAAATCGGTGAAATCTTAATTGAAACAGAAGAAGAAGGTTTAATTTTTAGAACAAACAGTGAAAATGTTGAGTTTGAAACAATTAAAAACGAATTTTATAATCTAAAAAATATATGGAATACTATTTTAAAAAAATCAAAGACATATAATAAACCTATATTATTATTTGAAGACGAAAATTTTGTTCAATATATATTAAGAGAAAAATTGGATAATAATACAACTGAAATAATCACTGATGATATTGATTTATTTAAAGAATTCAGCACCTTAAAAGAACAATATCCCACTTTAAAAATAAGAAAAGTGGATATTGATGCATTTTCATGGGCAAATATTTATCAACAACTTGACGATATTTTCTCAAGAAAAGTAGAACTCCCAAATGGGGGTGTAATTACAATTGATAAAACAGAAGCCTTAACAGTTTTTGATGTGGATTCTGCGAGCAATGTGTTAGAAAAAGATGTTGAATCTACATCTTTTATGACAAATTTGGAAGCTGCAAAAGAAATCGCCAGACAATTAAGACTCAGAAACATTGCAGGTATCATTTTAATAGATTTTATAGATATGAAAGATAATTATCATAAAGAGGAAATAATAAATATTTTCAGAGAAGAATCTTTAAAGGATAAAGCAAAAATATATATATCTGGATTTACAAAATTAGGTTTATTAGAACTATCTAGGAAAAGGACAACTCCTTCCATTGATGCTTTATTGTTTACTCAGTGCCCAATATGTCAGGGTACTGGAAAAATTGCTTCTCCAAGAATTGTTTTTAGAAGAGCTATTAAAGAACTAGAAGAATCTTTAGAAGATTTGAAAAAGAAGCATAATATAAAAGAGGTTTATGCCAGCGTATACCATAACCTATCCGGTTATTTTACAAAAGAAAAAAAGAACGAAATTGAGAAAAATTTTGATGTTAAATTATACATTGACTTTAATTGGCCAGATCCTAATTCATATAATATAAGATATAGAAAATAA